TCGTATCCTTTGATAAtcgtatatatataatcaatttacTGTCTAGGATTCTTGGTTATATTTATGCTTTGTGTGAGGATTCAATCACAAGTTGGTTGTCTCTGATCTTGAATGGTGAGTTCATGTTGTGTGGTTGAAGGGGATTCAGTTACAAGTTAACTGAATACTATCTTGACATGAGACAAACACTCATGAATTtcaacatggtatcagagcctagTTGCTCTTCTTTGGGATTAAACTCACttattttctctttgttttgatCCATTAGATTCATTGTTGTCTAAGCCACAGAAAACACTTATTCATGTGTTATTCTGATGGTTATTTTGTTGCAAGCCCTAGAAAACATCAGTTCATGAGTTATTCTAGTGGCACATGTCTAAGATCAGTGAGCAAATTAATTGTTCAATGGTCCATTGTGTTTCAGCTACTAAAGCACCAAACTCTTGATGAGTATTGAAGGCTCCTGGCTTTTTATGCTTCCGCAAAACTCAAGAAAACAGAGCAAAACTCTGTCCTTTAGAACTCTTGAGCAAATTCTCTATTTTGTACTCTCTCATTCTCTGATTCTCAGGTTACTTATTCTCCACAATTCTCTCATTCTCTGGCTACTATTACTCTGGTTACATCATTCTCTACTCTCTACTTATTCTATGGTTACTTATACTCTCTGGttacttaattttatattttcacaatCTTTTTTAGAATCTGCCTAAGGTTGTTAAACTATCTTGAAGTTAAGTTGTCTTGAAAAGAACTGTCTTGCTTCTTGCCTTAGGAAAATTGATTGTGTTGTTGCCTGAATGCTTAGTCTGATGATTAGGATTCAGAGAGTGTTGATAGGATAGTATCTTAAAGATATCTATCCATTGCTtgttcaaaatatgttttaaagatCAGACTTGGTGAAAACCAATGTCCTGGTCTCTTGTTGTCTACTGATGCTTGTCTTAGTGTTGGTTTGACAGATTTCCCATGTTGATCAGAGCCTGCACAAGATGCATATTTCTGACCATGGAGAAATAGTTTGTGAGTAGACAAGGTGGCTTAAAAGCTCATATCAAGCTTGTCTCCTCCCCTATACTCGgagtcaagcttgaggagggcTGTAAATGAGCTTTCGTGGTCTGTCTAGAAGCCATTACAAGAAGAATTCAACAAGGACAGCAACAACTTGGAGTTAGAACAGTTACCTTCTGATTGGGAAGCTATGGATCAGCTTCTACATGGAGTTAGAACAGTTACCTTCAGTTGGGAAGCTATGAATTAGTCCAAGAATGTTTGCTAGTACCATGTTGATGAAACTTCAAGCCAAGAGGGCTGTGGTCTCAAGACATTGGTGATCATCATTGGCTCTCATCTTCCAAGCTTGACCACATACTCTTATTCTCaggtcaagcttgaggaggaGTGTTAAATATGAGAAGCCCATGTCCATTGTTCATAAATTTATGCAAGGGAAGTACCTAAGACTATACTTATTCTTGTTTGGATAGGTTTGCCCCTTGAGAATTGATGCATGTGTGTGTGCATTGTTTGAATAAGGTACTTGGAGCTCATGATAAGAGTCTGGTCGTGGATCAAACCCTTTGATGATGGCAAGATGTCAGAAGAAAGGGAGAGACAAAGAACCAGCCACATTGAGACTTCCAAGCAGTTTTGAGTGTGAAGCAAGGAAGGCATTGGTGCCTGCTTGCCATTGAAGTAAGGCTATGATCCAGGGTTTATGAGTCCCTAAACTTGATCATAAGACTCATAAAcccactggccaatccctaggctgaGGGTGGTTGCACTCTTTTTCCCTAAGTGATGGTTTTATCCCATGAGGTTTTCCATACTTAGGTATTTAATGAGGCAAGTACTCTCAGTTCCAAGCTTTCCCAAGGATctcctatggtcaagcttgagggggagtgttgacatgaaacAATAAAAAGCAAGAGTAAAGACATGAAGAACCTGATTGATCATGGACAGGAGATCATGGACAGGAAGATCATGGACAAAAAATCATGGACAGAAGATCATTGACAGGAAATCATGAACAGGAAATCATGGACAGGAAATCATGGACATGAAAACTGAGGCAAGGAATGAGTTGTGGAGACTAAAATGGACTTTGGGAACCTCTAAGAAGTCAAGGTAACCAGTTTGAATTCAAAAGAAAGGATCTGGTTTGAATTAGACAAGAAGAAGTCACATGTGTTGCTTTGGAGAAGCAGTTGGACTTGTCACTTTCACTCAAGCAGGCTGTGCCAACCTCTCTCATGTCCCTTTTTCCTCATCTGGTCTTGCCTTCCCTTGTCCATATTCTCCTTTGGCCTCATCTCATTCCCTACAgaattatttgtttatgtttattttgCTTAGTAATTGCTTAATCATGTGTCTTGCCTATTTAAAGGCTTTTCCATCACTTGTAACATATTATCAAGTATCAATACAAGTTCTCTTAGTCTAATTTCGTGGCTCTCTCTCCCTTGCTTTTGTCTAAACAATATTCACAATGTAAGGAGTTTAGAGTTATGGTTTAGAGGCTGCCTTAACTCTCTTTCTCTTAAGGCAGCCTAATACTTGTAAAACTCACTTTAAACTCTtctttatctctttttaaactCTAGCTTACTGATTCTAAATCTCATTCATCTTAAGTGCACAAACTCTAAAGTATTGTGTTACTTCTCAAGGATTAGATTCAAACTAGAGATTCTCTGCCTTATATAATCAATTTACTGTCTAGGATTCTTGGTTATATTTATGCTTTGTGTGAGGATTCAATCACAAGTTGGTTGTCTCTGATCTTGAATGGTGAGTTCCTGTTGTGTGGTTAACTGAATACTCTCTTGACATGAGACAAACACTCATGAATTTCTAACACTGAAAACCATGATTAAGAATCCATTTCCTTTATTGTATGTTTGACAGGCTTATTAAAACCTCTAACATTCCAAGAGAAACCCGACATGATTATTTCTTCTTGATTGCTCTTGTTCTGCCTGTAGCACTAGGAAGAACTTCCTAGGGAGCTAAGACATCCTTTGTTTGCTTGACTTGTGTTTTTGACAGTCGAGGCATAGTTGAACGAAGGGCTCTCTCTCCTCGCCTAGCCTGTTCCGTTTCTTCTGTCTTTTGAGTACCAGAGTCAACGGCTTCCGTTTCCTCTTCTGTATCATCATCATACAGCTCTGGCGATTCTTCTAATATTTCCCCCTCCTCTTTGTCCTTCTCGCTTTGTTCAACTTTCTCAACATTCCCATTGTTCTCTGTTACATCCTCTGTTTTCATCCTCCGTTAATACCGCAAACCTTGATGGAGAATGTTGCTTGCTTAGCCAATGACTAATTGCCTGATCTTCTTTGTTTAGAGGGTGAAACATTTAACCAGTTGCCTTCCGCACTGCCtgtatcctcctcagtttcctGTAGGTCTATTAGGACCTCGTTCACTGTCCCATTATCCATCAAATCCTGTAGGTGCGTCATTATTCACCACCTTCACTTTAAAATAACAGCAACCCAATTCTCCAAAAGATCATGAAAGGCCTAATTCCAAAGAAAAAGCTTCCGAAGTATCAATTACATCTAAACAACAAAACCACACATCTTAGAATCTTGGAACATGGTAGTTTTTAGACTTAAGATATGGATGGATCATTATTTGGTGAAAATGTGATAGAACACCATGATCCAAAAACATATGCTTGAGTTATACCTTTAAACAAACGCTTTTAACATAAACATCCTACGAAATTCCAGGTTTAAGGCATGCTAATTTtatggaaaagaaaaatataatatttgataTCCTCTTATTACAAGTCAGCCACGATACACCATGCTGGATATAAATTTTACACTCTTGTGCTAAAGAGTTGCATTGATTATATTAAGTTATGACTTCTTAGAATATGAGAATTTCAGAATCCAAATAAATATTACTCCTCTGATGAAGTTTTGTTTACGGCACTAGATTCGTCTGGTACAACCCACCGGTTCAAACGTCTCAACGATGTAGACACCTGAAGTTTTGGTAACAAACAGTTTAAGCTCCAAAAACAGAACTTTGCTCGAGCTTGAGCtgaatgattatttttttttgaaaaaaatgtcgtAATATATATTGTTGTATATTATAGTAATCAATTTCTAACCTGTTGATCCCAATCTGTTCTCAGAGTCATGATACAAAGCACGCAAGTTTGAACGAATACTCCAAAGAGCATTCCGATCCAGACACCCTaaaatttagagaaaataaaCTGATGTGATGTTTCCAAGAGAATCGATGAAAATTGAGAAAAATcgatgaagaaaaagaaaacttactTTGACTTCCAAACCGACGACATAGCCAAGGATAACACCAGAAGGAATTCCGATAAGGTAATAACAAGCAAGGTTAACGTAAGTTACATATCCTTGCCATCCTGCTCCAACAGCAACTCCTGTTCCGGTTTAAGACGGTTCAAAAACATGTTAGTTCAATGATCGGTTTGATATTAGTAACCATCACAGGTCAAACAGCAAAATTATACCTGAGAGAACAGGCTGAACACTGTTCATGAGGATGGAACATGCTAAAAGTGGAGAAAGATCGGCAACTTCTGCTGCGACAGCTTCACTTGTAGTGAAAATGTAGGAAACTCTTCCTCTTAAAAACAAGAAGACGAAGAATAGGACAAATCCTATAGATAGAGACGTGAAAACCGCGTTCAATGTTGCAAACTTGGCTCCTTTTGAGTTTCCTCTGCCGAGCTCGTTGGACACTCTTACActatgttatatataaataaaaaacgaaaagaaaagaatcagaTGATGACATAGATTAGCATCAATTATTTTGTGTAAGTATATGTACGTACCTTGCTGCTGCCAGAAAACCAAGTGCTATCATCATCTCCAGTCCATTTATGTTGATACTACAAATAATTGGAAAAGAAGAGTCGATCGATAAATACTTGGATACTGCTATATATCTTTTACTATTCATGATCATGTTTTAATTTAAGAATCaagtaaaatgtattaaatttGAAAAGACAACGGAATGGACCGAGAAGAGAGCTTAATTGTGGTTTACATACCAGATTGCAAGTGCATCTAGAGCCACCTCTGCGTTTTTCAAATTTCCAGTGAGCAGTACCAAGATTGAGTTATACCATAACTCCAAGCTGTCCAAATAACCACATAGTAATAACCAGTACAATAACTTGCGAAACTCTCAATAtttatacgtatatatatatatgtattatggtTAAATGCGTAAATGTAACTACAGTTTAGAACTAGTCTACACATACGACTCGACTTATTTTAACTGAGTTATTAATATTTGACAATGTCACTCCTCATAGAAGAGCTTGTAATTTTTTTGACTTTTCTCTTACTATTTCGAACATTTGTCTCATTTCCTATAAAGCTACTCTATATGAACTTTCTCTTGTAACCAAATATGTTCAATCAAATTCTAAACTAATTAATAATCACATGGGCAGATGGTGGGCTCCATCTTCCAGCCACAAAACTACTAGATGGATCACTCGTAAAACTTTTCTATGCAAATGTTTGGTTGATGAGACATtccttcatatatatatatatataaataactaactaagCTTACCAAAGCATTCCACCGGAAGACATGGATAGTTTGAAGACGGGCCATAAATCTTTGAAAGCCAACATAGAGAATCCTCTCCACGTGTCCTTACACCCACCGCAAGTGACGAACAAAAGCTGAGCAATGTTAGGTAACCAGAACGCAACTAGCGTCGAGGTCATAGCACCAGTGATTCCAAAATCGAAATGAATCATTAGGAGCCATGACAAGAACACGTGGACCGCTAAGGAGACTGCAGCCACGTAGGCAATGATCTTGTTCTTGCTCTGAGCTTGGAGAAACATTTGGCAAGTGAATGATGGTACGAAGGAGAAGTTGACGCCAATGACCCATAGGGCTATGATCCGAACCACACGGACGATTCGTTCCTCTTGTCCTAAGGCTAAGAGAATAGGGCCCGAGAAGATGTAAACAGGTATGAGGCAAATTGTACAACCTGTGAGAACGATCCATGATCTTTGAAGATAGATTCCGAGCATATGGTTTTGTTTTGCTCCGTAAGCTTGACCACATAGTGTTTCTAGTGCACTGGCCATGCCTAACTGTATTACAATatgtttttaacaaatttacacaattaatatatatttttaacaaatttacacGATAATATTTAATGAGCGAGTTATAAAACAATACTATCACCAcatgtatttttaatagatatatTAACCTTTAAAAGCATATTAATATTATGCTTTATGAATAAATACACTAGaaaatatattactttaataatTCAACTAAATAACAAATGATTTTTATAGAATATCCTCAACGTTTTAAAAACCAAACCAGGAATTATAATTTGAGTCAACCAGTTTAAATAGGTTttaatgataaaattttataatatatatggtaATATCACctgaatatgtatatatacaattatcgatctattttattttatttttatacaatttatagtattagaatattctaaattaaataataatgaataattattttttttggaaaattgcTAAAACGGAACAAAAATTCAGCATAGTTGTTCCTTTGGTATAAACAATTCTTTGTccactttttttctcttttaccttttccaataaaaataattgatatttttttggttgaaaaatttgataaattaaattttaaaattacgttCTACTAAAATTAGAATCTATCTTCTATGGAAAATGAGTTAGTAGAATGTGAATTCTAAATTTAACAAGTTTGTCTActtttttagaacaaaaaatcTACTTTTACTTCAAATTCTAAATACGGAGAATTTGAATTCTACTAATTGTAAAGATAACTACTTTTCTGTCAAATGTAGCTAGCTTCAACTTTTATTATGTACTCTACAACTCGCAGAATGTGAAATCTAGACATTACTCTGACGGCTACATGAGGTAGAATCTGCTTATAAAATTTGTCTTTGTTctatgcagtgtagaaactccACTATACGGATAAGAAAACCTGATTTTTGCGAAAATTTAAGAATTTCGGTTAagaaaatattcttaaaatattttaaatattctaacttcctaaAACGTGTATATTTGGTcacaaaaaaattctaaaaatattgaatatttgtAATCTATGTGCTTGCCTAAAACACTACAAACAtatgtttctgatttttttgatatgtttacaaacatatatatatttattcaacattttttatatatttacaaacatatatcgactaaaattatatatgtatatttatttttattaatacatttatttatagaattattTAATATTCAATTGTGTATATCACGGggaatatataaatgttattgTCCATGC
The sequence above is drawn from the Brassica napus cultivar Da-Ae chromosome A8, Da-Ae, whole genome shotgun sequence genome and encodes:
- the LOC106418924 gene encoding protein DETOXIFICATION 21, whose translation is MSGGEANITVALLNKPAENDREEDELGMKEKVWNESKKLWVVAAPAIFTRFSTFGVSMISQAFIGHLGPIELAAYSITFTVLLRFSNGILLGMASALETLCGQAYGAKQNHMLGIYLQRSWIVLTGCTICLIPVYIFSGPILLALGQEERIVRVVRIIALWVIGVNFSFVPSFTCQMFLQAQSKNKIIAYVAAVSLAVHVFLSWLLMIHFDFGITGAMTSTLVAFWLPNIAQLLFVTCGGCKDTWRGFSMLAFKDLWPVFKLSMSSGGMLCLELWYNSILVLLTGNLKNAEVALDALAICININGLEMMIALGFLAAASVRVSNELGRGNSKGAKFATLNAVFTSLSIGFVLFFVFLFLRGRVSYIFTTSEAVAAEVADLSPLLACSILMNSVQPVLSGVAVGAGWQGYVTYVNLACYYLIGIPSGVILGYVVGLEVKGVWIGMLFGVFVQTCVLCIMTLRTDWDQQVSTSLRRLNRWVVPDESSAVNKTSSEE